ACACCGGCGGCGCGCTGAGCTACGCGTACGCCATCCGGTATCAGGACTACGCGTTCGCGCCCGCGGCGATGCGCATCGGCGCTCGCTCGTTCGACGTGCCGTCCGGTGGCTTGCTGCTGTTGCTGCCGCTACTCGTCACGTGGGCGTCGGACATCGGCGCATATGCGTTCGGGCGCACGTTCGGACGGCACAAGCTCATCCCGGCGGTGAGTCCCGGCAAGACGGTCGAAGGGGCGCTCGGCGGGCTCGTGGCGAGCGTGATCGTCGCGTGGGCATGGACCGCCTGGCCGCTCCGGCCGGCGGCGCACCTCGGATTCAAGTGGCCGCCGGTGGGGATCATCGCGTTCGGTGCGCTCGTGAGCATCGCGGCGCAGATCGGCGATCTTGCTGAATCTCTCATCAAGCGTGAAGCGGGCGTGAAGGACGCGTCGAACATCATTCCGGGCCACGGCGGCGTGCTCGATCGCGTCGACAGTCTGCTTTTCGTGCTTCCCGTGTCGTACGTCGTGCTCGGGTGGCTGCTCACGTGGGCGCCGTCGTGAGCGGCGATAAGAATTCTGTGATGCGCGGAGTCGCGATTCTCGGGTCGACGGGGTCGATCGGCACGACCGCGCTGCGCGTGCTCGAGCGGCAAAGCGACCGGTTTCGCGTCGCCGCGTTGACCGCGTACAACAACGCGGAATTGCTGGGCGACCAGGCGGCGCGCTTCGATCCGCAATACGTGGGCATCGTCAAGAACGGCGTCACTCCGCACGCGGGTTGGCGCGTCGGCCCGGAGTGCCTCGTCGAAGCCGCGCAACGCGACGACGTCGACATCGTCCTGAACGCCGTCGTCGGCGCGGCGGGTCTCGA
This is a stretch of genomic DNA from Gemmatimonadaceae bacterium. It encodes these proteins:
- a CDS encoding phosphatidate cytidylyltransferase; translated protein: MASGELTKRILFGIVAAPVAIAIVLFGGWPLAALLAVASALAAWEFFRIARAGGLAPLDDVGVAVAGIVPLVVHARYLHLYNPDATIGVASVAMLAMLMLLGLAIWMRGVQGKPLGGVAVTAFGIAYTGGALSYAYAIRYQDYAFAPAAMRIGARSFDVPSGGLLLLLPLLVTWASDIGAYAFGRTFGRHKLIPAVSPGKTVEGALGGLVASVIVAWAWTAWPLRPAAHLGFKWPPVGIIAFGALVSIAAQIGDLAESLIKREAGVKDASNIIPGHGGVLDRVDSLLFVLPVSYVVLGWLLTWAPS